From one Triticum aestivum cultivar Chinese Spring chromosome 4B, IWGSC CS RefSeq v2.1, whole genome shotgun sequence genomic stretch:
- the LOC123093981 gene encoding uncharacterized protein gives MPPSALPLPLPAALRGGRPSDARRRGRLFTLALALLLAALALAAYLSSPSAARPLAAAEAGRRCGGIQGLELWGPALNWGSSHRLPSAAACCAACRAHRRCDSWVFCGDRRRCGSRFGECWLKKQNDAMAPAVIARGEDVMWTSGLVFGKSSQGIVGLETSAGTLRVQLLPDCAPHSVDYFIELLRLHNCAGCRFYRAEGRGHLWDAKGDHVKNAAFGPPYALLQGTLEVDGVAFKEMPKEGCSTVRRGSVAWIGSGPEFLISLADHEEWRDAYTVFGSVVPEDMAIAEEMAMLPTSTDVWSGVTVRLLKDPVYIKVKRRSNATAY, from the exons ATGCCTCCCTCCGCGCTCCCCCTCCCGCTCCCCGCCGCCCTCCGCGGCGGCAGGCCGTCGGACGCCCGCCGCCGGGGCCGCCTCTTCACCCTCGCGCTggccctcctcctcgcggccctcgccctcgccgcctaCCTCTCCTCCCCCAGCGCCGCGCGACCGCTCGCCGCCGCGGAGGCCGGCCGGCGCTGCGGTGGAATCCAGGGCCTCGAGCTCTGGGGCCCCGCGCTCAACTGGGGCTCCAGCCACCGCctgccctccgccgccgcctgctgcgCCGCCTGCAGGGCCCACCGCCGCTGCGACTCCTGGGTCTTCTGCGGGGACCGCCGCAGGTGCGGCAGCCGCTTCGGCGAG TGCTGGCTGAAGAAGCAGAACGATGCCATGGCCCCTGCTGTGATCGCGAGGGGGGAGGATGTCATGTGGACCTCCGGCCTCGTCTTCGGAAAATCGTCACAG GGGATCGTGGGGCTGGAAACAAGTGCCGGCACGCTTCGCGTTCAA TTGCTGCCTGATTGTGCACCCCATTCTGTGGATTACTTCATCGAGCTGTTGCGCCTGCACAACTGCGCCGGATGCAGATTCTATCGTGCCGAAGGCCGTGGGCACCTGTGGGACGCAAAAGGAGACCACGTAAAAAAT GCTGCATTTGGTCCACCATACGCGCTGCTGCAAGGGACACTGGAAGTCGACGGCGTGGCCTTCAAGGAGATGCCGAAGGAAGGGTGCTCGACAGTGAGAAGGGGGTCCGTGGCGTGGATCGGGTCAGGGCCGGAGTTCCTGATCAGCCTGGCGGACCACGAGGAGTGGAGAGACGCCTACACGGTGTTCGGGTCCGTGGTGCCGGAGGACATGGCCATCGCCGAGGAGATGGCGATGCTCCCCACCAGCACAGACGTCTGGAGCGGTGTGACCGTCAGGCTGCTGAAGGACCCGGTGTATATCAAGGTGAAGAGGAGAAGCAACGCGACCGCCTACTGA
- the LOC123093980 gene encoding DNA repair endonuclease UVH1 isoform X1, with translation MLPFEEQAVADLLEDPNGGLVVVSSGLPLASLAAALLLHLHHQSTSSSPSGGGGGGGGGGGCFLILSAPDALRDQIRRRLVESQLLQVHDVASDVPAAHRRALYASGEGAALFLTPRVLAADLLTAHLLPSRVRALLLLAAHRSSDTSADAFIARLLRQRRLLPVYAFSDRPHAMVAGFAKAERTMKSLYVRRLHLWPRFHVLAAADLERSPPEVIDVRVPMTHPMAGIQAAILDAMDACLKELRWTYKVDVEDLTIDKGLFKSFDEIVRRQLDPIWHTLGKKTKQLVADLRTLRKLLDYLGRYDAVTYLKYLDTLRVSEGVRSVWMLAESSHKIFELAKRRVYQIVRPDGTRVSIAKGTPTKKRKVTPSSSKKGKETENEDNAPNKDDAQKVNAEASFVLEEVLEEAPKWKVLRELLQEIAEEQRKEDGVVPEDENNECGIVLVACKDERSCLQLQECISRTPQQVMREEWEKYLLGKAELFGLHKKKKKRSQQPKGFGVLDGEFPTGSNENENAGPVSISKLETNALLAAASGISNLTKEADAKEDSVPSCSKKGSVKGKGKGKGVPKKTLTKRQASKRKNKSTTENDNGQGTDVEASGKTDEQSDINVSKVSVEDAPAPASTVDNVDDLIDAKMLPPVQFYALDSDQHVLDIWKPSVIIVYHPDMTFVREIEVYKAENPSKKLRVYFLFYEESSEVQKFESSIRRENEAFESLIRQKSLMMIPVDQSGRCIGPTPANEPEPLLSQNSLTRKAGGRKPTGKDMQVIVDMREFMSSLPNVLHQKGIRIIPVTLEVGDYVLSPLICVERKSIADLYQSFASGRLYNQVETMIRYYKIPVLLIEFSQDKSFSFQSASEVGDDVSPTNIISKLSLLVLHFPRLRIVWSRSLHATADIFMSLKSNQDEPDENKAMRVGVPSEDGVVEDDVRAENYNTSAIEFLRRLPGVTDSNYRAIMDGCNSLAELALLPAERLAELMGSQKGARTLKEFLDAKCPSMIS, from the exons atgCTGCCGTTCGAGGAGCAGGCGGTGGCGGACCTCCTGGAGGACCCCAACGGAGGGCTGGTGGTGGTCTCCTCCGGCCTCCCGctcgcctccctcgccgccgcgctcctcctccacctccaccaccaatcCACATCCTCCTcaccctccggcggcggcggcgggggcggcgggggcggcggatgCTTCCTCATCCTCTCCGCCCCGGACGCCCTCAGGGACCAGATCCGGCGCCGGCTCGTCGAGTCCCAGCTCCTGCAGGTCCACGACGTGGCCTCCGACGtccccgccgcccaccgccgcgcgCTCTACGCCTCCGGGGAGGGCGCGGCGCTCTTCCTCaccccgcgcgtgctcgccgccgaCCTCCTCACCGCCCACCTCCTCCCGTCCCGCGTCCGggcgctgctcctcctcgccgcGCACCGCTCCTCCGACACCTCcgccgacgccttcatcgcgcGCCTCCTccgccagcgccgcctcctccccgtCTACGCCTTCTCCGACCGCCCCCATGCCATGGTCGCCGGCTTCGCCAAGGCCGAGCGCACCATGAAGAGCCTCTACGTCCGCCGCCTCCACCTCTGGCCCCGCTTCCAcgtcctcgccgccgccgacctcgagcGCTCCCCGCCGGAGGTCATCGACGTCCGCGTCCCCATGACGCACCCCATGGCCGGCATCCAGGCTGCCATCCTCGACGCCATGGACGCCTGCCTCAAGGAGCTCCGGTGGACCTACAAGGTCGATGTCGAGGACCTCACCATTGACAAGGGCCTCTTCAAGTCCTTCGACGAGATTGTCAGGAGGCAGCTCGACCCCATCTGGCACACCCTCGGCAAGAAGACCAAGCAGCTTGTCGCCGACCTCAGGACGCTACGCAAGCTGCTCGATTACCTTGGCAG GTATGATGCCGTGACATACTTGAAGTATCTGGACACTCTGAGAGTGTCTGAAGGCGTTCGATCGGTTTGGATGTTGGCTGAATCAAGCCACAAGATATTTGAGCTTGCGAAAAGGCGTGTTTACCAGATTGTGAGACCGGATGGCACAAGGGTTTCAATTGCCAAGGGCACGCCAACGAAGAAGAGGAAGGTGACACCCAGTAGTAGCAAGAAAGGAAAAGAAACTG AAAACGAGGATAACGCTCCTAACAAGGATGATGCTCAGAAGGTAAATGCAGAGGCTTCCTTTGTACTAGAGGAGGTTTTGGAGGAAGCACCAAAATGGAAAGTATTACGG GAACTGTTGCAAGAGATAGCCGAAGAACAGAGAAAGGAAGATGGTGTCGTACCTGAAGATGAAAATAATGAATGTGGCATAGTCTTAGTAGCATGCAAAGATGAGCGCTCATGCTTGCAGCTGCAGGAATGCATATCGAGAACTCCCCAGCAG GTTATGCGAGAGGAGTGGGAGAAGTACTTGCTTGGGAAAGCCGAGCTGTTCGGATtacataaaaagaagaagaaacgatCTCAGCAACCAAAAGGGTTTGGTGTCCTGGATGGGGAATTTCCGACAGGGTCTAATGAGAATGAGAATGCAGGGCCAGTAAGCATTAGCAAGCTTGAGACTAATGCCTTACTTGCTGCCGCCTCTGGTATAAGTAATTTAACTAAGGAAGCAGATGCCAAGGAGGATTCAGTTCCCAGCTGCAGCAAGAAAGGTTCTgtaaagggaaaaggaaaaggaaagggggTACCAAAGAAAACCCTGACAAAGAGACAAGCcagtaaaaggaaaaataaaagtacTACAGAAAATGATAATGGTCAAGGTACTGATGTGGAAGCATCAGGCAAAACAGATGAACAGTCTGACATTAATGTCTCTAAGGTGTCTGTCGAAGATGCTCCTGCTCCAGCCTCCACTGTTGACAATGTTGACGACTTGATTGATGCCAAAATGCTGCCTCCTGTGCAGTTTTATGCCCTAGACAGTGACCAGCATGTACTAGACATATGGAAACCATCCGTAATTATTGTCTATCATCCAGACATGACCTTTGTCAGAGAAATTGAGGTATACAAGGCAGAAAACCCATCAAAGAAGTTGAGAGTTTACTTCCTTTTTTATGAGGAATCTTCTGAGGTGCAAAAGTTCGAGTCCAGCATCCGCCGGGAAAATGAAGCATTTGAATCATTGATCAGACAGAAGTCCCTGATGATGATACCTGTTGATCAG AGTGGCCGTTGCATTGGACCAACTCCGGCAAATGAACCAGAACCTCTTTTGTCTCAGAATTCACTGACAAGAAAGGCAGGTGGTAGAAAGCCAACAGGGAAGGATATGCAG GTTATTGTAGACATGCGGGAGTTCATGAGCAGTCTTCCCAATGTACTGCACCAGAAGGGTATTCGAATTATACCGGtgaccctggaagttggcgactaTGTTCTTTCTCCCTTGATATGTGTTGAAAGAAAAAGTATCGCAGACTTGTACCAGAGCTTTGCTTCTGGTCGTCTCTACAACCAGGTCGAGACCATGATTAGGTATTACAAGATCCCGGTACTTCTGATAGAGTTCTCGCAAGATAAGAGCTTCTCCTTTCAG TCTGCAAGTGAAGTTGGGGATGACGTGTCTCCGACAAACATAATCTCGAAGCTGTCACTGCTAGTCCTGCATTTCCCCCGGCTGCGCATCGTGTGGTCCCGCAGCCTGCACGCGACAGCGGACATATTCATGTCGCTGAAATCAAACCAGGACGAACCTGATGAGAACAAGGCGATGAGGGTGGGTGTGCCGTCGGAGGATGGGGTTGTGGAAGACGACGTGAG GGCCGAGAACTACAACACATCCGCGATCGAGTTCCTGAGGAGGCTCCCTGGCGTGACGGACTCCAACTACAGAGCGATAATGGACGGATGCAATAGCCTGGCGGAGCTCGCGCTGCTACCGGCAGAGAGGCTGGCGGAGCTGATGGGCAGCCAGAAGGGCGCGCGCACGCTCAAGGAGTTTCTGGACGCTAAGTGTCCCAGCATGATCTCGTAG
- the LOC123093980 gene encoding DNA repair endonuclease UVH1 isoform X2 encodes MLPFEEQAVADLLEDPNGGLVVVSSGLPLASLAAALLLHLHHQSTSSSPSGGGGGGGGGGGCFLILSAPDALRDQIRRRLVESQLLQVHDVASDVPAAHRRALYASGEGAALFLTPRVLAADLLTAHLLPSRVRALLLLAAHRSSDTSADAFIARLLRQRRLLPVYAFSDRPHAMVAGFAKAERTMKSLYVRRLHLWPRFHVLAAADLERSPPEVIDVRVPMTHPMAGIQAAILDAMDACLKELRWTYKVDVEDLTIDKGLFKSFDEIVRRQLDPIWHTLGKKTKQLVADLRTLRKLLDYLGRYDAVTYLKYLDTLRVSEGVRSVWMLAESSHKIFELAKRRVYQIVRPDGTRVSIAKGTPTKKRKVTPSSSKKGKETENEDNAPNKDDAQKVNAEASFVLEEVLEEAPKWKVLRELLQEIAEEQRKEDGVVPEDENNECGIVLVACKDERSCLQLQECISRTPQQVMREEWEKYLLGKAELFGLHKKKKKRSQQPKGFGVLDGEFPTGSNENENAGPVSISKLETNALLAAASGISNLTKEADAKEDSVPSCSKKGSVKGKGKGKGVPKKTLTKRQASKRKNKSTTENDNGQGTDVEASGKTDEQSDINVSKVSVEDAPAPASTVDNVDDLIDAKMLPPVQFYALDSDQHVLDIWKPSVIIVYHPDMTFVREIEVYKAENPSKKLRVYFLFYEESSEVQKFESSIRRENEAFESLIRQKSLMMIPVDQSGRCIGPTPANEPEPLLSQNSLTRKAGGRKPTGKDMQVIVDMREFMSSLPNVLHQKGIRIIPVTLEVGDYVLSPLICVERKSIADLYQSFASGRLYNQVETMIRYYKIPVLLIEFSQDKSFSFQSASEVGDDVSPTNIISKLSLLVLHFPRLRIVWSRSLHATADIFMSLKSNQDEPDENKAMRVGVPSEDGVVEDDVR; translated from the exons atgCTGCCGTTCGAGGAGCAGGCGGTGGCGGACCTCCTGGAGGACCCCAACGGAGGGCTGGTGGTGGTCTCCTCCGGCCTCCCGctcgcctccctcgccgccgcgctcctcctccacctccaccaccaatcCACATCCTCCTcaccctccggcggcggcggcgggggcggcgggggcggcggatgCTTCCTCATCCTCTCCGCCCCGGACGCCCTCAGGGACCAGATCCGGCGCCGGCTCGTCGAGTCCCAGCTCCTGCAGGTCCACGACGTGGCCTCCGACGtccccgccgcccaccgccgcgcgCTCTACGCCTCCGGGGAGGGCGCGGCGCTCTTCCTCaccccgcgcgtgctcgccgccgaCCTCCTCACCGCCCACCTCCTCCCGTCCCGCGTCCGggcgctgctcctcctcgccgcGCACCGCTCCTCCGACACCTCcgccgacgccttcatcgcgcGCCTCCTccgccagcgccgcctcctccccgtCTACGCCTTCTCCGACCGCCCCCATGCCATGGTCGCCGGCTTCGCCAAGGCCGAGCGCACCATGAAGAGCCTCTACGTCCGCCGCCTCCACCTCTGGCCCCGCTTCCAcgtcctcgccgccgccgacctcgagcGCTCCCCGCCGGAGGTCATCGACGTCCGCGTCCCCATGACGCACCCCATGGCCGGCATCCAGGCTGCCATCCTCGACGCCATGGACGCCTGCCTCAAGGAGCTCCGGTGGACCTACAAGGTCGATGTCGAGGACCTCACCATTGACAAGGGCCTCTTCAAGTCCTTCGACGAGATTGTCAGGAGGCAGCTCGACCCCATCTGGCACACCCTCGGCAAGAAGACCAAGCAGCTTGTCGCCGACCTCAGGACGCTACGCAAGCTGCTCGATTACCTTGGCAG GTATGATGCCGTGACATACTTGAAGTATCTGGACACTCTGAGAGTGTCTGAAGGCGTTCGATCGGTTTGGATGTTGGCTGAATCAAGCCACAAGATATTTGAGCTTGCGAAAAGGCGTGTTTACCAGATTGTGAGACCGGATGGCACAAGGGTTTCAATTGCCAAGGGCACGCCAACGAAGAAGAGGAAGGTGACACCCAGTAGTAGCAAGAAAGGAAAAGAAACTG AAAACGAGGATAACGCTCCTAACAAGGATGATGCTCAGAAGGTAAATGCAGAGGCTTCCTTTGTACTAGAGGAGGTTTTGGAGGAAGCACCAAAATGGAAAGTATTACGG GAACTGTTGCAAGAGATAGCCGAAGAACAGAGAAAGGAAGATGGTGTCGTACCTGAAGATGAAAATAATGAATGTGGCATAGTCTTAGTAGCATGCAAAGATGAGCGCTCATGCTTGCAGCTGCAGGAATGCATATCGAGAACTCCCCAGCAG GTTATGCGAGAGGAGTGGGAGAAGTACTTGCTTGGGAAAGCCGAGCTGTTCGGATtacataaaaagaagaagaaacgatCTCAGCAACCAAAAGGGTTTGGTGTCCTGGATGGGGAATTTCCGACAGGGTCTAATGAGAATGAGAATGCAGGGCCAGTAAGCATTAGCAAGCTTGAGACTAATGCCTTACTTGCTGCCGCCTCTGGTATAAGTAATTTAACTAAGGAAGCAGATGCCAAGGAGGATTCAGTTCCCAGCTGCAGCAAGAAAGGTTCTgtaaagggaaaaggaaaaggaaagggggTACCAAAGAAAACCCTGACAAAGAGACAAGCcagtaaaaggaaaaataaaagtacTACAGAAAATGATAATGGTCAAGGTACTGATGTGGAAGCATCAGGCAAAACAGATGAACAGTCTGACATTAATGTCTCTAAGGTGTCTGTCGAAGATGCTCCTGCTCCAGCCTCCACTGTTGACAATGTTGACGACTTGATTGATGCCAAAATGCTGCCTCCTGTGCAGTTTTATGCCCTAGACAGTGACCAGCATGTACTAGACATATGGAAACCATCCGTAATTATTGTCTATCATCCAGACATGACCTTTGTCAGAGAAATTGAGGTATACAAGGCAGAAAACCCATCAAAGAAGTTGAGAGTTTACTTCCTTTTTTATGAGGAATCTTCTGAGGTGCAAAAGTTCGAGTCCAGCATCCGCCGGGAAAATGAAGCATTTGAATCATTGATCAGACAGAAGTCCCTGATGATGATACCTGTTGATCAG AGTGGCCGTTGCATTGGACCAACTCCGGCAAATGAACCAGAACCTCTTTTGTCTCAGAATTCACTGACAAGAAAGGCAGGTGGTAGAAAGCCAACAGGGAAGGATATGCAG GTTATTGTAGACATGCGGGAGTTCATGAGCAGTCTTCCCAATGTACTGCACCAGAAGGGTATTCGAATTATACCGGtgaccctggaagttggcgactaTGTTCTTTCTCCCTTGATATGTGTTGAAAGAAAAAGTATCGCAGACTTGTACCAGAGCTTTGCTTCTGGTCGTCTCTACAACCAGGTCGAGACCATGATTAGGTATTACAAGATCCCGGTACTTCTGATAGAGTTCTCGCAAGATAAGAGCTTCTCCTTTCAG TCTGCAAGTGAAGTTGGGGATGACGTGTCTCCGACAAACATAATCTCGAAGCTGTCACTGCTAGTCCTGCATTTCCCCCGGCTGCGCATCGTGTGGTCCCGCAGCCTGCACGCGACAGCGGACATATTCATGTCGCTGAAATCAAACCAGGACGAACCTGATGAGAACAAGGCGATGAGGGTGGGTGTGCCGTCGGAGGATGGGGTTGTGGAAGACGACGTGAGGTAA